In one bacterium genomic region, the following are encoded:
- the infA gene encoding translation initiation factor IF-1, which translates to MAKEELIKVDGTILETLPNATFRVKLENGHEIHAHISGKMRMHFIRILPGDKVTVELSPYDLSKGRITYRFK; encoded by the coding sequence TTGGCTAAGGAAGAGCTTATAAAAGTAGACGGGACGATTTTAGAAACCTTACCCAACGCCACGTTTAGAGTTAAATTAGAAAATGGACATGAGATTCACGCACATATTTCCGGTAAAATGAGAATGCACTTTATTCGAATTTTGCCCGGCGACAAGGTGACGGTTGAATTGTCGCCTTATGATTTATCCAAAGGTCGGATTACGTATCGTTTTAAATAG
- the rpmJ gene encoding 50S ribosomal protein L36 encodes MKVRSSVRKICDKCKIIRRKGVVRVICENKKHKQRQG; translated from the coding sequence ATGAAAGTAAGATCATCGGTTAGAAAAATTTGTGACAAGTGCAAGATTATTCGCCGTAAAGGCGTCGTTCGCGTCATATGCGAAAATAAGAAGCACAAACAACGTCAAGGATAA
- the rpsK gene encoding 30S ribosomal protein S11, with product MAKANPQQQTATAPRKKKKLVESTGIAMIKATFNNTIVTLTNSNGDVITWCTSGKMGFRGSKKSTPFAAQVAAETAAKAAIDMGLRKVEVRVSGPGAGRESAIRSLQAAGLEITAIRDLTPIPHNGCRPPKKRRV from the coding sequence TTGGCAAAAGCAAATCCCCAGCAGCAGACGGCAACGGCGCCACGCAAAAAGAAAAAACTGGTCGAGTCGACCGGCATCGCCATGATCAAGGCGACTTTCAATAACACGATCGTTACTTTGACCAACAGCAACGGCGACGTCATCACCTGGTGCACTTCGGGTAAAATGGGTTTTCGCGGTTCTAAAAAAAGCACGCCGTTCGCGGCTCAGGTTGCTGCAGAAACTGCTGCCAAAGCGGCGATTGATATGGGTTTAAGAAAAGTAGAGGTGCGTGTTAGCGGGCCCGGCGCGGGGAGAGAATCGGCGATTCGTTCACTGCAGGCTGCAGGACTTGAAATAACCGCTATTCGTGACTTGACTCCGATTCCACACAACGGTTGCCGTCCGCCGAAAAAACGTAGAGTATAA
- the rpsM gene encoding 30S ribosomal protein S13, translating to MARIAGIELPKEKRAFIALTYIYGIGRTTAKNILKKAGVSEFTKVKELTEDEENKIRNVINAEIKVEGALRSEFGLNIKRLMDIGCYRGLRHRKGLPVRGQRTRTNSRTRKGKRRTIGGLKKVEAKK from the coding sequence TTGGCACGTATAGCGGGCATAGAATTACCCAAAGAAAAAAGGGCGTTTATCGCGTTGACTTATATCTACGGAATCGGTAGAACGACCGCTAAAAATATTTTGAAAAAGGCCGGCGTCAGCGAATTTACAAAGGTCAAAGAATTGACCGAAGACGAGGAAAATAAAATTCGAAATGTCATCAACGCCGAAATCAAAGTAGAAGGCGCCTTGCGCAGTGAATTCGGACTTAATATCAAACGCCTTATGGATATCGGGTGCTACCGCGGGTTACGGCATCGTAAAGGCCTGCCGGTTCGCGGACAGAGAACACGGACCAATTCGAGAACACGTAAGGGCAAACGCCGCACTATCGGCGGCCTCAAGAAAGTTGAAGCGAAGAAGTAG